The segment actgtagatatataactgtagagttgcggtgtccgcagcaactcacaacgttccccctcgttttttttttattttttatttttttagttAGGGGTGTCCTTTATTGGTCGAGTGTGTGTGGCAAACAGAGTGTAAAACGATTTCAAATCTCCAAGTCCTCGTGATGATACAGTTCCGTGAGCAGACGATATACGTACGATGGGGCGTGGCCACCGGTATTGGATATGAATAACGTGACCAACTCAGGTGGCACATAGTCGAACATGGGACTGTAGACCTTGGCCTCGCGGGCCGGTATTGAATCGTATGGGATCACATCCTCGGCACAGCCGACCATATTGAAGGCATCCTGTTCGCACAGATGCAGTGGCGACAGTTTGTACATGGGCGCGAGGACAATCACAGGCACGGAATAGTGCTTGGCGGCTAGAGCTACTGTAAAAGCACCGCAGGCAGCTCTCAGGCCACCGTTAGCCAGAACACTGTGTGTGCCAATGATGACCTTGTTGACGCGTGACATCATGGCAAAAATGGCCGCATCTGGGATGACAATAATCTCCACATACTTCTCCGCAGCCAAGCTGGTAGCCAGATTGTGACCACGACAGGCGGGCGCTCATTCCGCCACAATGATGGTGGGGAACTGACGCTTCTTGATGGCTCGCTTAAGGAAATTCTCTACGCTGCGCGAGTGTCCCAGCGTAAGTATGATCTCCGACGAGTGTATGTGCTCTTCAGCCTGAACGCAGATGTTCTCCGATACCTATCTCCTTATACCTATCCCCCCAATAGTTCTGCCAAAAACACACAGATGTGCTCGTACACCGAGAGAAAAAGGCCCTAAAAGCACTTAGGTTTGCTCCAAGAGTGGATATTGTGAAAAGAAACACATCTTGACTATGAAAATATTTGCTATGCTTGTACGTAAAAACCGAATTGTTAATTTGAATATGCATATGTTTCCTTGTACTGTGTCGTGTTTTCGCCGAGTGTAGTTATACGATTGCAGCGTATACTAGAGATACGAATTTGATTTCCGATAAGGGACCGTTTCGATGTCTCGCCAAAGTCGGCGAGTTAGCACAGAAAATCTAGGCAATCAAAAAACACGCCGTTTCTGTTTACGTTACTTTtcgtcccgtcccgtcccgtctGCTCTGCTCTTCTGCGGTCTGTACTTGGCTGTTGTACGGGTATTTTAATCACTCTCCCCTATCGAGCGTTGAACTTGGCAGTCCGCAAAGCGGCCCCATTAAGATGGTCAATGTGCAATAGCCAATGCAATGAATGGCTGCAGAAATGTGTCTAATCGTTCAAGCAAATAACATTTGGTGGCGGGATGTTCTACGGGAAGTGAAGTGCACTGAAAATTCAATCTAAATGGAAAATTCCGCTCAAATTTCCAGAGATGGAAATTAAAGCAAAGAATGCTATTATTCCCGAAAACTAAATTTTAAATCGTTTTGAAACATTTTTACCATAGAAACGTGGGATAGGCAAGTACTCAAATCATCGAAGAAACGGTAAAGTGTAAAGCTTCTACCCGATACATAGGCTATAAGTATGTGAGGCGTTTTCAAGGTACTTTCATATCTCTCAGAGCATCATCCGTGGCTGTGGCCGCCTCGGGAATTCGTCGCTGTCATGTGTCAAAATTAATGGACGAGACGAGAGTACTATACATTTAAAGGTATTTGTCGTGGTAATTTGTGAGGATGATGATGCGGTGCCATTTGTGGAAATCTATTATGTCGTTCTCGCTTATTGCTCTCCTATTGAAAGCGATGCGATACTATGTTTAAGCATTGTGCTCCCTGAGCTCCGATTTATGTCACTCATCGGACGAGTCTCGAGTCTCGACTAACTCTCTGTTCCCTCTCCTTGCAGCACCAGCATTGAAGGCTGCTAATCGAGAGCAGAGACCATCTGTCATCATCACGCGTTAACGACGAACAGAAGAAACAGAAGAAACCGGAGAAACCAGCAGCGACTCAGTTACATAATATTTTGGACATTACTCGTCATACGCCGCGTAAGCTGCATCCAGCACTGAGAGAAACGCCGTCGAAATGTTCGCCCGTCCGCCGCCGCACTGTGCGCCGCGCACTTGACACGCGTTAAACCTCCCACGTGGACCGAGTGGAGTGGAGCAGTGCAGGAGAGGCACGTGCACCCACCTGccacaggagcagcagcagcagcatcagcatcataCGCATTCCCCttgtttttcttattttttgtttgtttcatTGGCACCGAAAAGCGTTGTTTGGTTTCCACCAACAGAAACTGTAGTAACCGTACCGCATGAGGGTGCCAAGGCATAAACCGTTTACTGGCAGCCACAACTgccgcaacagcaacagaaaaaGCGACAGCAACATCATCAGCATCGGGAGCATCGGGAGCAACCGCAACGTGTCACAGTTGCCATCAGTCATTGTTCAATATATTCTCCGTTGGCCTGTGATAAACCCCCTAACGTTCTTAATAAATGACATTCGGTTCAAGTCATTTTATCATGCCAGCAAAACGACAtctgccgcagcagcagcaggaggagccaCAGCGTCGAAGTCGTGCGACAAGAGCCAGAACAGCAATCCCCGTActtacaacaacagcagcaaatcGAACAAAGTGTTTCTCCACTACATACCCCACGATCCGCGCCTAAGAATCCTCCACCGAACCGCCGCCCTCAATAAACCCTTGAATCGCAGTCGCTACACCCTCAGCGAGCTGAATATAACTGAAGATCTGTGCAATTATGGTGAACTAATCGGCGGAAGTGATACCCGTGCTCGCAGTGCGGAAAAGGATCTAGTGCCAGTGAAAATCTCCGGGAAATACTAAAGTGTAGCGTTCTGTTGTATCTGTTGTACGCTTCTCGGTTATCCTGTGGCCCGCGGGGCTGAGCATTCTGTGCGAGTGGCTTTGCAGGACAAAAGGTAAGAATGGGAACCCTTCAGACAGTCTCTACGAAGCCAGCTAGAGAGGAGTCACTAATAGCTTTCCTGTCAATTTCCGTCCGTTTCCACCAACTGACTGGCACTCAAGCAAACCCACAAAAGCCCACAAATTGAATTGAAAATacatatttttattatttttgtcgttttgttatacccgatactcaaaatgagtattggggtatattagatttgtggtaaaagtggatgtgtgtaacgtccagaaggaatcgtttccgaccccatacagtatatatattcttgatcagcatcaatagccgagtcgattgagccatgtctgtctgtccgtctgtccgtctgtccgtcccgttcagcgcctagtgctcaaagactataagagcgagagcaacgatgttttggatccagacttctgtgatatgtcactgctacaagaatatttcaaaacttttccccgcctacttccgcccccacaaagagcgaaaatctgtggcatccacaatttcgaatatacgagaaaactaaaaacgcagaatcgtagaagatgactatatcttctagagtgcaaaatctgaaccagatcgtataattattatagccagaatcaagaaaacaatttcattctttctcgctctgtctctctctaacacacaggtttcatggtcggttttgccaattgcaaaatatgagttcaaggatctcagaacctataagagccagagcaaccaaatttggtatccacactcctgtgatatcggaccttgacgtcacacccccttccgcccccgcaaaggacgaaaatctgaggcatccacaaatctcagagactattaaggctagagtaaccaaatttggtacacatactcctttaagatgtcactataaaacgtatatctcaaaatttcgccccacccccttccgccccaacaaaagacgaaaatctgttgcatccacaatattgcagattcgagaaatctaaaaacgcagaatcatagataatgaccatatctatcagattgctgaatgtggatcagatcagataatttttatatccaaaaggaacaaatcaatttgcactggctacgcagtgcccgacgtcacgctcagactgattttctgtctctctcgcacgcactctttgtcgtccggcgtctgccggaaaagagccatactgacttaatatcgggtataactgtagagttgcggtctccgcagcaactcacaacgttccccctcgtttattattattttcggGGATCAGCTGTTGTCTTCtgacgcacgcacacacactcagGCGAATGCGCCGTCTCTGCCAGCAgatctcgctctctctttcaTCTTCAGCTACGATATGAGCATTTTCTCTGAGGTCAAGTTGGAGGCGATTATCGTATGGGATCGGATTGGATCCGTTGGGGAGAGATTCCGTTCGTCTGGGGTAAATGCCAAACGACCAAATGCCAGTTTGCTCGCGATTTTATAAGCGAAATGTATTCACCTACTACGAGTAGTTCTTGTTGTTGCTACCATTTTAGCCATTATAAATATTGTGATCCCTCGAGGGAATGGAAGGAGGGAAAACGCATTAGGTGGGGGGACAAAAGAGCATAGCAGAGGATAGCAAATCCCCCGATATTAAAATAAGTTATTAATGCTGTTACCGTTTACTGTTGCCCAACCCAACAGCACCACGCACTGAAAGAAAACCGAAGGAAAGGAAAACTCAACTGAAAAAATCTATGCTGAAATCCAATGCAATTAAAACCGTGTTCAAATCCAATAATTGCTCTGTCTAGAAAGTGCAACATTTTTACAGATATTTTCTATTGTGGCCGCCAGAGCCAGCCTTCTTAGAACGGCAACCAGTTAATCCAAAAcccaaaagcaaaacaaaaacacttAGCACTTAGCACTTATCAAGGCCCAATCATGGCCAAGCCCACAACGGCCTCCAGCGTGTCCAACGTctcgaacaacaacagcgCGGAGgcggccaacaacaacagccagcAGAATGGGGGGCCTATCAGGCACTGCCCGAGAGCCCGGTACCGGCCCCGGCCAACACTCCCCTGAACCGTGCCATCAAGCACGACCTGTTCCCGGAGGTGACGTTCTGCAACCTGTCGGCGGAGGAGCTGGCCGATGGGGCCGGGCACAGCCGCGTGGTACGGACCAGCATCATAGCGATCGACGGCGAGGGGAACCTCACCTGCCTGATGAACAGTAGCCAGGTTAAGAAGCGCAAGCGGCTGATATCGAACGAGTCGGGCGACTCGATAGACTCCGGCTCGACGGAGAAGAAGGCGCCGAAGATGCCCGACGGCGGCTACGGCTGGGTGGTGGTGTTCGCCTCCCTGGTGGTCTCCCTCATAGCGGATGGACTGTCCTTCTCCTTTGGCCTGATCAACGCGGAACTGCTCGAGTACTTCGGGCAGTCCACCTCGAAGACGGCCTGGATCTCGTCGCTGTTTTTCTCCGTTCCGCTGCTGATGGGTCCTATCTGGTCGAATCTGGTGGACAAGTACGGGTGCCGCAAGATGACCATCATTGGGGGGCTGGTGTCCGCCGTGGGGTTCGCCATGTCCTCCTTCTGCAACTCCATCGAGATGCTGATGGTGACGTTTGGGATTATTTCGGGCCTGGGACTGGGCATCGGCTACGTCACCGCCGTGGTGTCCATTGCCTTCTGGTTCGACAAGAAGCGGACCTTTGCCACCGGCATCGGAGCCTCGGGCACGGGCATTGGCACCTTTGTGTACGCCCGCCTCACCTCGTACCTCATCGAGTCGTACGGGTGGCGCGGAGCCACCCTCATCCTGGGGGGCACCATGCTGAACGCCTGTGTCTGCGGCGCCCTGATGCGGGACCCCGACTGGCTGATCGAGGAGAACCGCCTGGAGAGCCGCTCGCAAAGCGTGACCACCTTCTCCAACTCGAGCGTGTGCCTGGAGGAGATCAAGAAGCTGCTGGACACGGGTATCATCAAGGAGGCCGTCCTGGACAGCCTTGTGACGAAGAACAACACGGAGGCCAACCAGCAAATCGACGATCCCCTGGACACGGGCCTCAAACGCTATCGCAGCGAAATCTTTCTGCCGACTTTTCTGAGCATCCAGAAGCTGGACAGCATTTGTGAGGTGAAGAGTCTGAGTCGGCGTTCCCTCAGGCACAAGGAGGGGGTGGAAGCTCCGTCGCGGGAGAACCTGCTGTCCATGTCGTCGGGAGCGGGGGGATATCCTCCGTCGACGGCCATCAATGGCTCTCCGGACGATACACTCATGGGCGGAATAGCGCCGGAGGCCATGGAAGCGGCCAAGAAGAGCTATCTGGCCTCCATCGAGACCCTGTCGCCGTCGGAGAAGCGCTCGAGCCCCGTCGGGTCGATACGATCCTCGGACAAGGGCTACCTCACCCAGAAGCACGCCAGCTCCCGGTACTCGCTCAACGAAAATCTCTTCATGGCCAAGCACACGACGCCGTCGATCTCCAACCTGAAGGTGAATGGTCTGCGCCACAACTCGGTGGACATCCTCAGCGAGGATATGCACTGCTACTACAAGGACGAGACATTCGCCCTTCTGGATCACGGCCGCCGCCCCGGCCCCACTGTGATAGCCATGCCGGATCGCGAACAGCCAACGGCCAACAGTGAGGTGGCTCTGCGCCGCGCTCGCCTCGACAGCATCACGGGCATCCGCCGGCTGTCCAGGTCGAAGAAGCCCAGCCAGCACCGCTCGAATCTGCGCCGAAACATTTCGATACGCAACTCCAACTTCCTCAAGGACATGCGGATCCACCGCAACTCCATACACTACCGCGGCGCCATGCTCAACACGCACCGGTACCGGCTGCGGGCCTCCTCCTGCCCCAACATCTACCGCAACTCGATGACCACCATCGCCAAGGAAGAAGAAGATGTAAGTAGATGTAGTAGATGCCTCCCTCCCTGGGTCACCCTTATCAGGCGGGTCTTGGCTTGACAACAGCCCCAGCTGCTCAGTTGCTCAGCTGCTCAACTGCTTATTGAGAGTTATCAGCGATCACTCTCTCTACATTTGTACAACGTACATAATTGGACTATATAAACATCGTACTACGCCTGATAAGGTGACCATTTGGGCTTCCGTTCCGTGTTGCCTATGGACATTCGATTAACAAAAGGAAAACCCTAAAGAAAATCTggctctgcttctgcttctttaTTCCCTTTCCACAGACCTGGTACGAAAGCTTTGTGGACACGATGAAGTCCATTTTTGATTTCTCAATGTTTCTCGACCTGAAGTTCGCCCTGTTCAACCTCTCGACACTGTTTCTGTTCATTTGGTGAGTACCCATGCACCTACGTGCACTCCGAGGCTACTGGTTACTGATCAGCGAAGGCCTCGGATCTGCGCACAGCGCGAAGGAAAACCTAAAGGAAAATGCTAAAATGAATACTCAGATGAATACGCGCCGCCATAATTGTACAGTTGCCAGCAGATGTCGCAAACACTTTTGGCAGCTGttcaaattgttgttgttatacAATGATTTTGTTAACCCCAGAGCTGAAAATGCTTCAATGAAATATGAATGGTGTGATCAACATTATCGATTAGATCCGCGGTGGTCGCGTTTCTGCTCAGATGTTCGGGTAAAAAATAGTACAATAAACAACATGCATTTCGTGTGCATTGCTACTCGACTCCAGGTTGTTGTTGGACTGGCCTGCCCTCCGCTGTATTCGATGCATATTCGTGGTTTACCCTACTCCATATTCAGACTGCTCCAAATGTAGGATCTCGATAAGGAGACTGGTTCAAATCCATTCAGACCAAACCAAACCTTTTTCTGATAACGAATAAAGGCACCCATCTAATCTCCACTTTGGGCACGTTCCGCAGGTTCATTATACCCTATCTGTATCTACCGGACTACATGAAGCAATATAACTACGAGGTGAATGTAAGTGCCGTTCTGATATCGGCAGTTGGCATCGCCCAAACGGTGGGCATGATAGGACTGGGCTATGTGGGCGACCAGCCCTGGATGAACATCAACATATGCTACTCCCTCTGCATGCTGGGTAAGTTGGTGCTGCTTCGATTCAGGGATCAAGAGTCCTTTCTTAATCCATCTACATTTCTTCACTGACAGTGTGCGGAGCCTCTGTGTTCTGCATGCCCATGCTAATGACCAGCTACAATGGACTGATGGCAATGTGCGTAATCTTCGGCTTTACGTTCGCCAGCTCCTTTTCGTTTACGCCCAGTATACTGGTCAGTATTGTGGATTTGGACGATTTCACGTGTGCCTACGGTCTGGTGCTGTTGGTGCAGGGTGTGGGCATGATCGTAGGCCCCCCAATAGCGGGTCTCATATACGAGTCCGTGGGAAGGTATGTAGTAGAATGAATTTGTAGAAAATGAATCCTCGTCTTATTTGTTTAATTTGTCCCATTGGCATTCCATTGCCGCGCCACAGGTGGGACGACTCCTTCTACTATGCGGGCATATTTATAGCACTCTCCGGAGTCTGCTCGTATATGATCGAGTTCTGCGAGTAGAAAGCACCTAAGGAGTGTGATTGTGATGTCTCAGAGACTAAAAAAGCTCAACTTTTGCACTAGATTAATAAATAGACATGAACCGAAGGCGGACTGGACCTGGAACTGAACCTAGACCTGGGCCTGGACCTGGACTGCTGAGAAGGTACTTCAAATCTGATAAAATGGTCTTGcagccataaaatccgagcaGAATTGTAACTGAAACTAATCCTATTCGATAAGATTGTCTAGCATGTAAGCCAAATAAttgacttgagaaatagttatAGCTATACACCATACCATACATTGCGTACATactatatagatatatataccttatatatacataaatctTTAGCCGCACTAGGGCAACTACTAATCAGCAAGTTTTAATCCACATCTAGACAAAATGTTCAATTTTCAATCAATATCAATGCAATATCAATGCACTGCCAGGTGCAAACGGGTTCCCCTCAATTGTCTTCTTTATAAAGGTAAAACTGAAAAATATACCTACATATTGCCTAGATTTAATGGCCTTAACTTTCGTACGAACGCTGTAAAGGAACACTCAATAAACAACAACCAATCTATACATAAGGAACGTATGCAATAACAAAGGACAAGCGACAATTTTTCAATCGACCTTTCGAACTCGTAGTTACTCGTAAGTCCATGGCCGCATTTGTCTTTAAACTAACATTCAATCTTGAAGTCAATCAACAATAAAcagtacacacacacatctatTGCAAGGCTCCAAAAAGATTTCAGCAAAGGAGCAATTAGGCATAAATATGAAACATTTTTGAATCCGAATACCCGCTCTTGCAGTGAGGAAACGTTTTTCTACCATTAGGATAGAATAccattgttcggagcagaacccagccgattagctgcttgccaaatagcacctaattcttggccctcagccgcttattttgtttgttacttatgtctatgtcactcatttgtttgttaaagctctgcgcttgcttgccctgctaaacgctctctgccagctcgctcttcgctatctccgctttgcgtctgcctaccgacgtcggccgagcgaagctgcgcttagcgatcggagcggcaatgtaaagggcaggcaagccacacttgcaatttggatgtcacgcattaaagaacatatcgtaattttatttctgcgccgagttttatttaattcgaaataattagtcggccgattggggataaaaaacattatctccacataaaatttggtgaccccgacgtgatctctgagttgcagtgtcaattaataatcattcgcgatcgacattcgttagccctagcaaattttcggcggttaagcacaattcggtgctaaaacacacttacatacacctacatacacgcattgctggctattaatttctctgtcgcgacaattcggtcagtgcagtgcggtaggcagtgcagcgaactcactaataaacacaagcggagtacaaagcggaatcggacagctcgcacagccgcacagctaaaggcattagctgtaatccctttgctttcggttcccacgtttatacgtatacagggtgtctttttcggtcgtgctgagtgactcttttaaaacctcaacatggcagcacctgagcctaccaatgtcgcgaacgcagcaatgccgagtgatgtagatttctacaagcacaaggccgagtccatcgcgcgccaactaaaggccatggatcgctttctcaccaaggaagagcttgccgagttagatgaggcagaacttcaagctcgcttagagcagatcgagcgaatgaatgcggatttcgatgccgctcaaacgagccttgaaaggctggatttcctgcagttagcccatgatgcccggctggacttttcgaatgtttatgtcaaggttaggtccaggctgtcgcgggagttgatggctgctcgcacggtaaatgttgccaattcaacggctcggcatactctcgaggggaattcgtcgttgttcgcctataatagtataggccgttctcgaatgcccgagttgcagcttccgcgattcggtgggagctacatggattggccagaattccacgcgatgttttcgacaatggtgcacaaagaccatcgtataccaatcatcgaaaaattccaatatcttcgtggatgtctagatggtgctgcgctggatacgattcgttccttggaactttctgaggagaattacgacaaggcgttgaatttactaatgttgcgattcgataataaactgttacattttcaggcacacgtcaaggctattttcgggctgcaaggggtggagaagggctcagctatcggcttgcgcgcgctcagcgacaaaatcaattcgcactttcgtgcacttcagaccttggcgaccccgcaggagatttccgatgggttgctgatcttcatcataggcacgaaattggaccacaagaccaaggagaaatgggaagagaacttgccgacgtcaggattgcctcggtggtcaagcatggcctcattcttggaagcaagatgtcggatgctggaaaatttgggatcggctatggtaacaattcctagccagcaggtgggagaaagtaaacctagcaccctaatcacctccattaacgatcataatagctcaacatgcaagtattgcaaatcctccgatcactacatatcccgatgccaggcatttatagatctccctgttttttctcgatacaaggaggtgaagaagcgccatttatgtctaaactgcctcaacaaaggccattcattgcaacgctgcaagtcaggggcatgtagaaattgccaagccaagcatcacacactgctccacatgcagtcgggcgctgacgctgagttgccgtcgccgagcacggaatcgacccagcatgatcctgcaagtgccctagtagcaagcaaatatattagccctcccccctcgagtcaaaaatctctgcctagccaagacgtgctgctagctactgcaatcgtatatgtcagtggccgttttggatcgcttattccatgtcgtgccattttagattccgcttctcaggttaactttataacatcgagactcgccaatcagctgcagttagatcctcacccgtctcacgttcaaatcgccggtattggagagtcaattctaccatccagcaaggctgtggacatcgtcctgcaatctcaagacgaaagctatcgcggtttcctctctgcaattatcactgcctcaatcacaggaatgcagcctaacttcggcctagacgcaaaggattggccaatgccaaataatctaaaactggctgatcctaatttcgccaagccccagcgtgtcgatctgttgataggtgctggtttattcttcgaattaatgtgcgttggacagattcgactgtcagaccaattgccaacattgcagaagacgaaacttggctggatagtgtcaggaagtattaaaaactctgagaaagcccgtgcggcgctagcagccgttgaagatccccctgtcatctccgcttgcgagactaatttgtgcgatattgtaaggcggttttgggaagtcgatggagattattcgccctcatcaatttcggaggaagatgttcattgcgaacagcatttcgtcacaaactgcattcgcctagagtccggagcttactccgtgcgtttgccaaccaaattcagtctagaggaattaggagaatcgtatcagcaggcgctacgtagatttctcaatttggagaggaagctagcaaaaaatgcacagcttaaggcaaaatatatggagtttctccaggagtatcgtgatttaggacacatgtcgccagcttcgcggcagtcagacctcccgcagtacttcttgcctcaccattgcgtccacaagcaggatagtacaaccaccaaattacgcgtagtgttcgatggatctgccaaaacagcgtctggagtatcactgaatgatgcgctaatggctggacccaccatccaacctaaaattctgataactctgcttcgtttccgcttttttaaagtcgccttgtgtggcgatatctgcaaaatgtaccgctgtatacgcgtttcccatcccgatacgcacgtgcagtgcatcctatggcgcaatgacccgaaggaggagattcaggtgttcaagttggagactgttacttacggaaccaaacctgccgctttcttagcaattcgtgctatgcatcaattggcaaatgatgaagagttgcgttttccgcttggcgctgatgttgttcgaagagatttctatgtcgatgatctcatatctgtaggggacagcattgattctgtcatcaagattcgtcagcaggtaaaggagctactttcgaaaggatgttttcccatacgtaaatggtgttccaatgaacccgctgctttggaaggcgtatcggaggcggatcgcgaaaagttccttacctttcatgacgggactgaagtaaccaaggcgcttggtctagtttgggatcccaccacggacaatcttctgtttagcttcgctcacgtcggaaccgctgcaggcccaacctcgaagcgttcggtcctgtctacactagctaggttctacgatcctctagggctcatctctcccatcatcacaaaagctaaaatatttatgcagtcgctatggaacgaaagcctaaagttgaattgggacgaaagcctgccccaggatctacatacgacttggattgagctgacttcgcagttgtcgatggttaaaaactttaagtttccacgttacgtgcttcggcagcaagccagattagaaatgcacgcgttttgtgatgcgagccaagcagcatatggcgcctgtgtatacatgcgttcggaagctcttggcattgtgcaaagtcatctcttatgctctaaatccagagtcgcgcccttgaaaagtatgactatccccaagcttgagctgtccgctgccctcgtattagccgaactagtgtccaccatagttaagggattatcagctccatgccaaatacattgctggtcggattcgtccatagcccttgcctggattcgagaatcaccattgaattttaatatatttgtttctaatcgagttcagcggattcaggagctcaccgctggaatgacttggcatcacgtgcccacaaagttgaatcctgccgacatcatat is part of the Drosophila miranda strain MSH22 chromosome Y unlocalized genomic scaffold, D.miranda_PacBio2.1 Contig_Y1_pilon, whole genome shotgun sequence genome and harbors:
- the LOC117185764 gene encoding uncharacterized protein LOC117185764: MRVPRHKPFTGSHNCRNSNRKSDSNIISIGSIGSNRNVSQLPSVIVQYILRWPVINPLTFLINDIRFKSFYHASKTTSAAAAAGGATASKSCDKSQNSNPRTYNNSSKSNKVFLHYIPHDPRLRILHRTAALNKPLNRSRYTLSELNITEDLCNYGELIGGSDTRARSAEKDLVPVKISGKY
- the LOC108158752 gene encoding LOW QUALITY PROTEIN: monocarboxylate transporter 14 (The sequence of the model RefSeq protein was modified relative to this genomic sequence to represent the inferred CDS: inserted 1 base in 1 codon; substituted 1 base at 1 genomic stop codon), whose protein sequence is MAKPTTASSVSNVSNNNSAEAANNNSQQNGGXYQALPESPVPAPANTPLNRAIKHDLFPEVTFCNLSAEELADGAGHSRVVRTSIIAIDGEGNLTCLMNSSQVKKRKRLISNESGDSIDSGSTEKKAPKMPDGGYGWVVVFASLVVSLIADGLSFSFGLINAELLEYFGQSTSKTAWISSLFFSVPLLMGPIWSNLVDKYGCRKMTIIGGLVSAVGFAMSSFCNSIEMLMVTFGIISGLGLGIGYVTAVVSIAFWFDKKRTFATGIGASGTGIGTFVYARLTSYLIESYGWRGATLILGGTMLNACVCGALMRDPDWLIEENRLESRSQSVTTFSNSSVCLEEIKKLLDTGIIKEAVLDSLVTKNNTEANQQIDDPLDTGLKRYRSEIFLPTFLSIQKLDSICEVKSLSRRSLRHKEGVEAPSRENLLSMSSGAGGYPPSTAINGSPDDTLMGGIAPEAMEAAKKSYLASIETLSPSEKRSSPVGSIRSSDKGYLTQKHASSRYSLNENLFMAKHTTPSISNLKVNGLRHNSVDILSEDMHCYYKDETFALLDHGRRPGPTVIAMPDREQPTANSEVALRRARLDSITGIRRLSRSKKPSQHRSNLRRNISIRNSNFLKDMRIHRNSIHYRGAMLNTHRYRLRASSCPNIYRNSMTTIAKEEEDTWYESFVDTMKSIFDFSMFLDLKFALFNLSTLFLFIWFIIPYLYLPDYMKQYNYEVNVSAVLISAVGIAQTVGMIGLGYVGDQPWMNINICYSLCMLVCGASVFCMPMLMTSYNGLMAMCVIFGFTFASSFSFTPSILVSIVDLDDFTCAYGLVLLVQGVGMIVGPPIAGLIYESVGRWDDSFYYAGIFIALSGVCSYMIEFCEXKAPKECDCDVSETKKAQLLH